The following proteins come from a genomic window of Proteiniphilum propionicum:
- a CDS encoding APC family permease, translated as MMKVKRPGTQSCLTSSEVNFINETESRSMAAPGPSLRLIDAIVFIIGIVIGAGIFRTPSVVAANTPDTFWFLVLWVIGGIISLLGAFCYSELSSTFPNAGGDYNFLKLAFGEKFSFLFAWSRITITQTGSIAILAFIAGDYLSQLLPLGVFSSAFYAAVIVITLTLINVLGIKFGVGMQKIMILLQFIGILIIVLAGLFIESSVTMEIPGGHPEISRLSGSSISLALIFVLLTFGGWNEAAYITSELKTGSRNIALGLIISIFIITLIYILINLAFLNVLGLEGVAASEAAGVDMMRATLGEKGVVMIGVLVSLSALTSLNTTIFTGARTNYAFGKDFETIAFLGKWNSEKSAPVNSLLLQGFISILLITFGAFTRNGFESMVEFTAPVFWFFFLSTGLSLFVLRRKKPFVTRPFKVPAYPVTPILFVCFCGYMLYSSLSFTGTGSLMGVALLLIGWLISPLFMSSHQ; from the coding sequence ATGATGAAAGTAAAGAGGCCGGGTACACAATCGTGTTTAACTTCAAGTGAGGTGAACTTTATAAACGAAACGGAGAGCCGGTCAATGGCAGCTCCGGGACCATCGTTGCGACTTATTGATGCTATCGTATTTATTATAGGCATAGTGATTGGTGCCGGGATTTTTAGAACACCGTCAGTGGTTGCGGCCAACACCCCTGACACTTTTTGGTTTTTGGTATTGTGGGTTATTGGAGGAATAATTTCGCTTTTAGGTGCGTTTTGTTACTCTGAACTGAGTTCTACCTTCCCTAATGCAGGCGGAGACTACAATTTTTTAAAATTGGCTTTCGGGGAAAAATTTTCTTTCCTTTTTGCCTGGTCACGTATCACTATAACACAAACTGGTTCCATTGCTATTCTAGCCTTTATTGCCGGTGATTATTTGTCCCAGCTGCTCCCTTTGGGCGTTTTCTCATCAGCTTTTTATGCAGCTGTAATCGTTATTACACTTACATTGATAAATGTATTGGGAATTAAGTTTGGTGTGGGAATGCAAAAGATTATGATTCTTTTGCAGTTTATTGGCATTTTAATAATTGTGCTGGCAGGATTATTTATAGAATCATCCGTTACAATGGAAATTCCGGGAGGCCACCCGGAAATAAGCAGGTTATCAGGCTCATCAATCAGCTTGGCGCTTATATTTGTATTATTAACGTTCGGTGGCTGGAATGAAGCTGCATATATCACCTCCGAGTTGAAGACCGGCAGTCGTAATATTGCACTGGGACTGATTATCAGCATTTTTATTATCACATTGATATATATTCTTATCAACCTGGCATTTCTGAATGTGCTGGGACTTGAAGGCGTGGCTGCTTCAGAAGCTGCAGGGGTTGATATGATGAGGGCCACACTTGGTGAAAAGGGTGTTGTAATGATAGGTGTATTAGTCTCACTCTCTGCACTAACTTCATTGAATACAACCATTTTTACCGGTGCGAGAACAAACTACGCGTTTGGAAAGGATTTTGAAACGATTGCTTTTCTGGGAAAATGGAACAGTGAGAAATCTGCGCCTGTAAATTCACTTCTATTACAGGGTTTTATATCTATTTTACTTATCACATTTGGAGCTTTTACCCGCAATGGTTTTGAGTCTATGGTTGAATTTACTGCTCCTGTATTTTGGTTTTTCTTTTTGTCTACCGGGTTGAGTTTGTTTGTATTGAGGAGAAAAAAGCCTTTTGTAACACGACCGTTTAAAGTGCCGGCATATCCTGTAACACCAATTCTGTTTGTATGCTTTTGCGGTTACATGCTTTATTCAAGCCTCTCATTTACAGGAACAGGCTCACTGATGGGAGTCGCCCTGCTATTGATAGGTTGGTTAATTTCACCCCTATTTATGTCTTCACACCAGTGA